The following are encoded in a window of Nibricoccus aquaticus genomic DNA:
- a CDS encoding zinc ribbon domain-containing protein: MAAAKKTNRAPTECPVCGASVPPHSLACPGCGADERTGWNDESTRYDGLDLPDSAFDDDSSPTTRTPPRQQRPQRVALHWWLTAFALLAVFVAAALHRLL, encoded by the coding sequence ATGGCCGCCGCGAAAAAAACGAATCGAGCCCCCACCGAATGCCCCGTCTGCGGCGCCAGCGTCCCGCCGCACTCCCTCGCCTGCCCCGGCTGCGGCGCCGACGAACGCACCGGCTGGAACGACGAATCCACCCGCTACGACGGCCTCGACCTCCCCGACTCCGCCTTCGACGACGACTCCTCTCCGACCACACGAACACCGCCCCGCCAGCAGCGCCCTCAACGTGTCGCCCTCCACTGGTGGCTCACCGCCTTCGCCCTCCTCGCCGTCTTTGTCGCTGCCGCCCTCCATCGCCTCCTCTGA
- the ppk1 gene encoding polyphosphate kinase 1 has translation MAKRITTRKPTSRIRKQPVERAVVPGGTASPIPIDGKQTKAAYFNRELSWLAFNRRVLEQAQNERVPLLERVKFLAIVCSNLDEFFEIRVAGIIQQVESGVTESSVDGLPPREQLRRIHSVVASLVEDQYRCWHDQLRPQLAEEGIIFESAKELTAEDLDWVRNYFFEQVHPVLTPLALDQSHPFPQLGNKTLNVVVSLDNPETPEVEGLVAILPVPRILPRLVAIAPGSGTQRFIFLSEVIKLCAGEFFQGYRVHQAHAFRVTRNSDLYIDEEEAENLLKKIEDELRNQKRGAAVRLEIEDGVDEKIFNTLCEHLGLSHEYVFRLNGPLNLLRLMALADIDRPDLKFPPFTPVAVSALHNVEQIFDTLRAQDVMLHHPYDAFTPVVDFVEQAARDPQVFAIKQTLYRTSGDSPIVRALIEASRNGKQVTALVELKARFDEANNIQWARQLEDAGVHVVYGLIGHKTHCKCSLVVRREGRGLRRYAHLGTGNYNPRTAKLYTDLSYFTSREELTEDVANLFNSLTGFSRSPDFQHLLVAPFNLHRRIQELIQRETDNAAAGRPAKIMAKMNSLVDKATIDNLYVASQAGVQIDLIVRGVCCLVPGVKGLSENIRVRSIVGRYLEHARAFYFQNDSGGEPLVYAGSADWMPRNFFRRIEVVFPVLDPELRRWIVSELFPIEFQDTENARELHANGSYLPVEPKNGMPSFAAQSYFIASAAQRVRNNG, from the coding sequence ATGGCCAAGCGCATAACGACTCGCAAACCTACGTCCCGCATCCGCAAGCAGCCCGTCGAACGGGCGGTGGTGCCTGGCGGAACGGCGTCGCCAATCCCGATCGATGGCAAGCAGACGAAGGCGGCGTATTTTAACCGCGAGTTGAGCTGGCTGGCGTTTAACCGGCGGGTGCTGGAGCAGGCGCAAAACGAGCGGGTGCCGCTGCTGGAGCGCGTGAAGTTTCTGGCGATCGTGTGCTCGAATCTGGACGAGTTTTTCGAGATCCGGGTGGCGGGCATCATCCAGCAGGTGGAGTCGGGTGTGACCGAGTCGAGCGTGGACGGGCTGCCGCCGCGCGAGCAGCTGCGTCGTATTCACTCGGTGGTGGCATCCTTGGTGGAGGATCAATATCGCTGCTGGCACGATCAGCTGCGCCCGCAGCTGGCGGAGGAGGGAATCATCTTCGAGTCGGCGAAGGAGCTGACGGCGGAGGATCTGGACTGGGTGCGGAACTATTTCTTTGAGCAGGTGCATCCGGTGCTGACGCCGCTGGCGCTGGACCAGTCGCATCCGTTTCCCCAACTCGGCAACAAGACTCTCAATGTCGTGGTCTCGCTGGACAATCCGGAGACGCCGGAGGTCGAGGGGCTGGTCGCGATTCTCCCGGTGCCGCGCATCCTGCCGAGGCTGGTCGCGATTGCGCCGGGCAGTGGCACCCAGCGGTTCATTTTCCTGAGCGAAGTGATCAAGCTGTGCGCGGGGGAATTTTTTCAAGGTTATCGGGTGCATCAGGCGCATGCGTTTCGCGTCACGCGCAACAGCGACCTCTATATCGACGAGGAAGAAGCGGAAAACCTGCTCAAGAAGATCGAGGACGAGCTGCGCAATCAGAAGCGCGGCGCGGCGGTGCGCCTGGAGATCGAGGACGGCGTGGACGAGAAGATCTTCAACACGCTGTGCGAGCATCTCGGGCTTTCGCACGAGTACGTTTTTCGTCTGAACGGGCCGCTGAATCTACTGCGTCTGATGGCGCTGGCGGACATCGACCGGCCAGATTTGAAGTTCCCGCCGTTCACGCCGGTGGCGGTTTCCGCGCTGCATAACGTGGAGCAGATTTTCGACACGTTGCGCGCGCAGGATGTGATGCTGCATCACCCGTACGACGCGTTCACGCCGGTGGTGGATTTTGTCGAGCAGGCGGCGCGTGATCCGCAGGTGTTCGCGATCAAGCAGACGCTGTATCGCACGAGTGGTGATTCACCGATCGTGCGGGCGCTGATCGAGGCGTCGCGGAACGGAAAACAGGTCACGGCGTTGGTGGAGCTCAAGGCGCGTTTCGACGAGGCGAACAACATCCAGTGGGCGCGCCAGCTGGAGGATGCGGGCGTTCACGTCGTGTATGGACTTATCGGGCACAAGACCCACTGCAAGTGCAGCCTGGTGGTCCGTCGCGAAGGACGCGGGCTGCGGCGCTATGCGCATCTGGGCACGGGAAATTACAATCCGAGGACGGCGAAGCTGTACACGGATCTGAGTTATTTCACGTCGCGCGAGGAGCTGACGGAGGATGTGGCGAATTTGTTTAACTCACTCACGGGGTTCAGCCGTTCGCCGGATTTCCAGCATCTGTTGGTGGCGCCGTTTAATCTGCACCGTCGCATCCAGGAGCTCATCCAGCGCGAGACGGACAATGCGGCGGCAGGGCGGCCGGCGAAGATCATGGCGAAGATGAACTCGCTCGTGGACAAGGCGACGATCGACAACCTCTACGTGGCGTCGCAGGCGGGCGTGCAGATCGATCTGATCGTGCGCGGTGTGTGCTGTCTGGTGCCGGGCGTAAAAGGGCTGAGCGAAAACATCCGCGTGCGCAGCATCGTGGGGCGTTATCTGGAGCACGCGCGGGCGTTTTATTTTCAGAACGACAGTGGCGGAGAGCCGCTGGTTTACGCGGGCAGCGCCGACTGGATGCCGCGTAATTTTTTCCGGCGGATCGAGGTGGTGTTTCCGGTGCTTGATCCGGAGTTGCGCCGCTGGATCGTGAGCGAGCTTTTCCCAATCGAATTTCAGGATACGGAGAACGCGCGCGAGCTGCACGCGAACGGGAGTTATCTGCCGGTCGAGCCGAAGAACGGGATGCCGTCGTTTGCGGCGCAGAGTTACTTCATCGCATCGGCGGCGCAGCGGGTGCGGAACAACGGGTGA
- a CDS encoding Cell division protein CpoB produces MRPRFLSLALFALAALFFAAGCDRVDSMPFTAEVDEPGYRRGKELIRQGRNQEALMEFQKVIEKRGLNNAPEAHLEIGLLYQSHIRDPISAIYHFKKFRELKPSTQQAQLVGARIDAAMREFASTLPGKPLDNPLTPADNPEVVQRLERENEQLRAALARMRVSAGLPARVPVDASGNLAQLPAEETPAIEASPISASSTDEFVVTHSPFGPETPAFEPVTTPSFTPTRPAPQQAAVINTPAPRPAQTPPPQTPPATTTGRRHVVRQGEGLWTIARRYYGTPTAAQVDGIYTANRDRMSSKSDLKVGMELRIP; encoded by the coding sequence ATGAGGCCCCGCTTCCTTTCCCTCGCTCTGTTCGCGCTCGCGGCGCTTTTTTTCGCCGCCGGTTGTGACCGCGTGGACTCGATGCCCTTCACCGCCGAAGTGGACGAACCCGGCTACCGCCGCGGCAAAGAACTCATCCGCCAGGGCCGCAATCAGGAAGCCCTGATGGAGTTTCAAAAGGTCATCGAAAAACGCGGCCTCAACAACGCCCCCGAAGCCCACCTCGAAATCGGCCTCCTCTACCAAAGCCACATCCGCGACCCCATCTCCGCGATCTACCACTTCAAGAAATTCCGCGAGCTCAAGCCCAGCACCCAGCAAGCACAGCTCGTCGGCGCCCGTATCGACGCCGCCATGCGCGAATTCGCCAGCACCCTCCCCGGCAAGCCTCTCGATAATCCCCTCACGCCCGCCGACAACCCCGAGGTCGTCCAACGCCTCGAACGCGAAAACGAGCAGCTCCGCGCCGCCCTCGCCCGCATGAGAGTTTCCGCCGGCCTTCCCGCCCGTGTCCCGGTCGACGCTTCGGGCAACCTCGCCCAACTCCCCGCCGAAGAAACTCCCGCCATCGAAGCCAGCCCGATCTCCGCCTCTTCGACCGACGAATTTGTCGTCACTCATTCCCCCTTCGGCCCCGAGACCCCCGCCTTCGAACCCGTCACCACCCCGTCTTTCACGCCCACGCGCCCCGCACCCCAACAGGCCGCCGTCATCAACACGCCCGCCCCGCGTCCCGCGCAAACCCCACCGCCCCAGACACCCCCCGCCACCACCACCGGCCGCCGCCACGTCGTCCGCCAGGGTGAAGGCCTCTGGACCATCGCCCGCCGCTACTACGGCACTCCGACCGCCGCCCAGGTGGACGGCATCTACACCGCTAACCGCGACCGCATGAGCTCCAAGTCCGACCTCAAAGTCGGCATGGAACTCCGGATACCGTAA
- the sufU gene encoding Fe-S cluster assembly sulfur transfer protein SufU translates to MSDLSDLYQSVILDHNKRPRNRGKLPTATRYATGDNPTCGDNCTVYIHTDAADRIDGISFEGSGCAISQASASLMTTQLKGKNLPEAEAAYKEFAEIVKTGNAPEEFNELAAFAGVHAYPARIKCATLSWHAAIDALKQPAPNVEPK, encoded by the coding sequence ATGAGCGATCTCAGCGATCTCTATCAATCCGTCATCCTCGACCACAATAAGCGCCCTCGCAATCGCGGCAAACTGCCCACCGCCACGCGCTACGCCACCGGCGACAATCCGACCTGCGGTGACAACTGCACCGTGTACATTCACACCGACGCCGCCGACCGCATCGACGGCATCAGCTTCGAGGGCTCTGGCTGCGCCATCTCCCAGGCTTCCGCCTCGCTCATGACCACCCAGCTCAAAGGCAAAAACCTCCCCGAAGCCGAGGCCGCCTACAAGGAGTTCGCCGAAATCGTGAAGACCGGTAACGCCCCCGAAGAGTTCAACGAACTCGCCGCCTTCGCCGGCGTCCACGCCTACCCGGCCCGCATCAAATGCGCCACCCTCTCCTGGCACGCCGCCATCGACGCGCTCAAGCAACCCGCGCCCAATGTGGAGCCCAAATAA
- a CDS encoding TonB-dependent receptor encodes MTPTPQSPSIGSPASGRKATGLSLTLLLALTSGANTGLAQSGPAAPVTTVPSEETVLLETFQVTGLRSSAMKAIEVKRENPQFTDSIVAEDIGKFPDNNVIESLQRMSGIQVTDYGRGNITGVTVRGLPDITTTLNGRNIFTASGLSLSLQDMPATLIKQVDVMKTRAASHIETGMAGVLDIQTFRPFDFSGSKISLSAKGTYQEQRDRFDPNLSALVSNRWKVGSEGKLGALLNISYLTTTYKDQSANPGAQVLFAKGAQPAPAWPEPYARIFPDVVPWSTGLVNGMPTAPGSTIPGTNVEYVLSRDAIFFNESKGQTSRPGANFSLQYAPNKDSEYTFEAFYLGYRNHNYSNLLFSFVDWWGAPSPATLDVTLYPGTNIVQRRGYIGDVFSFTSGDHTDQRTDSFQYSLGGKWTLTPDFKLTTEAVFQDSEYTANNFFIRANRNVRNDVSVNFNADAGLPAFRYLDVTGTAVDESRVDNPSTWSLAHMWDQGFRNTGSAATLTSEGLLNVDWGIIKKLRFGIRIDQREAAESARFAEGDPTVGTDLATFNTRLPGVVSVNNGFYDGRAAIPTTWASINGDYSGDNSDAIRKLYSFTNTSYWRLKESFAIEELTSAAYLQVDQLKTEIAGRKLSGQFGLRLVDIKTEMEFTNPAFNRFDRTTGDAGVTKLLPSAALSYEITRQFVARVGYGETIRRPGFNDLNPLITYTRDVTNLGLGTAGGGNPDLKPTTSKNYDLALEYYFDESSMIHANYFRKKIDGLVVGSYRRVTYTDSIGPYNYVLSQPTNASNGKLEGFEIGGKYYPKDLPFGLSGLGVEGSYTHLKSSQDVPLYNPATGLVIGTQNTPFYAVSPDSFSTTLAYERSKFSARASYTWRSAFHHHNEAALFANPLYVYNSAERSLTAQLSYKVTKNLSIDLEGTNLTDDVQHSYYGKNGATVHNFNNWIVGRTFSLGARYSF; translated from the coding sequence ATGACCCCCACCCCGCAAAGCCCGTCAATCGGCTCCCCTGCCTCCGGCAGAAAAGCCACCGGCCTGTCCCTCACGCTTCTCCTCGCGCTCACCTCCGGCGCGAACACCGGCCTCGCCCAGTCCGGGCCCGCCGCCCCCGTCACGACCGTCCCTTCCGAAGAGACCGTCCTGCTCGAAACTTTCCAGGTCACCGGCCTGCGCAGCAGCGCCATGAAAGCCATCGAGGTGAAACGCGAAAACCCGCAGTTCACCGACTCCATCGTCGCCGAAGACATCGGCAAATTTCCCGACAACAACGTCATCGAGTCCCTCCAGCGCATGTCCGGCATCCAGGTCACCGATTACGGTCGCGGTAACATCACCGGCGTCACCGTCCGCGGCCTGCCCGACATCACCACCACGCTCAACGGTCGCAACATCTTCACCGCCTCCGGTCTCTCGCTCTCTCTCCAGGACATGCCCGCCACACTCATCAAGCAGGTGGACGTGATGAAAACCCGCGCCGCCTCCCACATCGAAACCGGCATGGCCGGCGTCCTCGATATCCAGACGTTCCGCCCCTTCGATTTCTCCGGCAGCAAGATCTCCCTCTCCGCCAAAGGCACGTATCAGGAACAACGCGACCGCTTCGACCCCAACCTCAGCGCGCTCGTCAGCAACCGCTGGAAAGTCGGCTCCGAAGGCAAACTCGGCGCTCTGCTCAACATCTCCTACCTCACCACCACCTATAAGGATCAGTCCGCCAATCCCGGCGCCCAGGTCCTCTTCGCCAAAGGCGCCCAGCCCGCCCCCGCCTGGCCCGAGCCTTACGCGCGCATTTTCCCCGACGTCGTCCCCTGGTCCACCGGCCTCGTCAACGGCATGCCCACCGCTCCCGGTTCCACCATCCCCGGCACCAACGTCGAGTACGTCCTCTCCCGCGACGCCATCTTCTTCAACGAATCCAAGGGCCAGACCTCCCGCCCCGGCGCCAACTTCTCCCTCCAGTACGCCCCCAACAAAGACTCCGAGTACACCTTCGAGGCCTTCTACCTCGGGTACCGGAATCACAACTACAGCAACCTCCTCTTCTCCTTCGTGGACTGGTGGGGCGCGCCCTCGCCCGCCACGCTCGATGTCACCCTCTACCCCGGCACCAACATCGTCCAGCGCCGCGGCTACATCGGCGACGTCTTCAGCTTCACCAGCGGCGACCACACCGACCAGCGTACCGACAGCTTCCAATACTCGCTCGGCGGCAAGTGGACCCTCACGCCCGACTTCAAGCTCACCACCGAAGCCGTCTTCCAGGACAGCGAGTACACCGCGAATAACTTCTTCATCCGCGCCAACCGCAACGTCCGCAACGACGTCTCCGTCAACTTCAACGCTGACGCCGGCCTCCCCGCCTTCCGCTACCTCGACGTGACCGGCACCGCCGTTGACGAAAGCCGCGTCGATAATCCCTCCACCTGGAGCCTCGCCCACATGTGGGACCAAGGCTTCCGAAACACCGGCAGCGCCGCCACCCTCACCTCCGAAGGTCTCCTCAACGTCGATTGGGGCATCATCAAAAAACTCCGCTTCGGCATCCGCATCGATCAACGCGAAGCCGCCGAGTCCGCCCGCTTCGCCGAAGGCGACCCCACCGTCGGCACCGACCTCGCCACCTTCAACACCCGCCTCCCCGGCGTCGTCAGCGTCAACAACGGCTTCTACGACGGCCGCGCCGCCATCCCCACCACCTGGGCCTCCATCAACGGCGACTACTCGGGCGATAACTCCGACGCCATCCGCAAGCTCTACAGCTTCACCAACACCAGCTACTGGAGACTCAAGGAATCCTTCGCCATCGAGGAACTCACCTCCGCCGCCTATCTCCAGGTCGATCAGCTCAAAACCGAGATCGCCGGCCGCAAACTCAGCGGCCAGTTCGGCCTCCGCCTCGTGGACATCAAGACCGAGATGGAATTCACCAACCCCGCCTTCAACCGCTTCGACCGCACCACCGGCGATGCCGGCGTCACCAAACTCCTCCCCAGCGCCGCCCTCAGCTACGAGATCACCCGCCAGTTCGTCGCCCGCGTCGGCTACGGCGAAACCATCCGGCGCCCCGGGTTCAACGACCTGAATCCACTGATCACCTACACCCGCGACGTCACCAACCTCGGCCTCGGCACCGCCGGCGGCGGCAACCCCGACCTCAAGCCCACCACCTCGAAGAACTACGACCTCGCCCTGGAATACTACTTCGACGAATCCAGCATGATTCACGCGAATTACTTCCGGAAGAAAATCGACGGCCTCGTGGTCGGCTCCTACCGCCGCGTCACCTACACCGATTCGATCGGTCCATATAACTACGTCCTCTCGCAGCCCACCAACGCCTCCAACGGCAAACTCGAGGGCTTCGAGATCGGCGGGAAATATTACCCGAAGGATCTCCCCTTCGGCCTCAGCGGCCTCGGCGTCGAAGGCAGCTACACCCACCTGAAATCCTCGCAAGACGTGCCCCTCTACAACCCCGCCACCGGCCTCGTCATCGGCACCCAGAACACCCCGTTCTACGCCGTCTCGCCCGACTCCTTCAGCACGACCCTCGCCTACGAACGCAGCAAATTCAGCGCACGCGCCTCCTACACCTGGCGCTCCGCTTTCCACCACCACAACGAAGCCGCCCTCTTCGCCAACCCGCTCTACGTTTATAACAGCGCCGAGCGCAGCCTCACCGCTCAGCTCTCGTACAAGGTCACCAAAAACCTCTCGATCGACCTCGAAGGCACCAACCTGACCGATGACGTCCAGCACAGCTACTACGGCAAAAACGGAGCCACCGTGCATAACTTCAACAACTGGATCGTCGGCCGCACCTTCTCCCTCGGTGCCCGTTATTCGTTCTAA
- a CDS encoding lipid A deacylase LpxR family protein, giving the protein MPVAVSTATSGPESTQTRARSAPVFSIYFENDYFGGTDRHYTNGAKFSWLSADLTTWGQEGWRRSFVEALPFVNREGAQKNFGIGLGQNIYTPQDTDAFVPDPTDRPYAGWTYLELNFVSKTASVMDTLSFQIGMVGPHSYADTTQRHVHEWINDSRPNGWEYQLEDELGVNVIFERNWRLYARAFSNSLGIDFIPHLGLSLGNVQTHLNTGGTVRLGINLPSDFGVKLIRPGGTVSAPIDDLDPRVSPNRSWSFYLFATADGRAVARDLVLDGNTWEDSPSVDKEPLVADLSYGFGLIAGKWQLTFAQTYRTREFEAQKEEFNEFGSVTLSRTF; this is encoded by the coding sequence GTGCCTGTTGCTGTTTCCACCGCCACGTCCGGTCCGGAAAGCACCCAGACACGCGCCCGCTCCGCACCCGTTTTCAGCATTTACTTTGAGAACGACTACTTCGGTGGCACCGATCGCCACTACACCAACGGTGCCAAATTCTCCTGGTTATCCGCTGATCTCACAACTTGGGGCCAGGAAGGCTGGCGTCGCAGCTTCGTCGAGGCGCTTCCCTTCGTGAACCGCGAGGGCGCCCAAAAAAACTTCGGCATCGGTCTCGGCCAGAACATCTACACGCCGCAGGACACCGACGCCTTCGTCCCCGACCCCACCGACCGCCCTTACGCCGGCTGGACGTATCTTGAACTCAACTTCGTGAGCAAAACCGCGAGCGTCATGGACACGCTCTCCTTCCAGATCGGCATGGTCGGCCCGCACTCCTACGCCGACACCACCCAGCGCCACGTCCACGAGTGGATCAACGACTCCCGCCCCAACGGCTGGGAATACCAGCTCGAAGACGAACTCGGCGTGAACGTCATCTTCGAGCGCAACTGGCGCCTCTACGCCCGCGCTTTCAGCAACTCTCTCGGCATTGATTTCATCCCGCATCTCGGCCTCAGCCTCGGCAACGTCCAGACCCACCTCAACACCGGCGGCACCGTCCGGCTCGGCATCAATCTCCCCAGCGACTTCGGCGTGAAACTCATCCGCCCAGGCGGCACCGTCAGCGCCCCGATCGACGACCTCGATCCCCGCGTTTCTCCCAACCGCAGCTGGAGCTTCTACCTCTTCGCCACCGCCGATGGCCGCGCCGTCGCCCGCGACCTCGTCCTCGATGGCAACACCTGGGAAGACAGCCCCAGCGTGGACAAAGAACCCCTCGTCGCCGACCTCAGCTACGGCTTCGGCCTCATCGCCGGCAAATGGCAGCTCACCTTCGCCCAGACCTACCGCACTCGCGAATTCGAAGCCCAGAAGGAAGAGTTCAACGAATTCGGTTCCGTCACCCTCTCTCGCACCTTCTGA
- a CDS encoding KpsF/GutQ family sugar-phosphate isomerase, protein MALETKTVIARARACIRIEMEALEATAKELGADFVAAALAVEATRAAGGKLIFSGIGKSAHIAQKLTGTFNSTGVSSCFLDATQALHGDLGLCAEGDLAILLSNSGQSEEIVRLVPVLKRFGVRVVALTAFGDSDLARHADHKLVYRVPREACPLELAPTASTTAALALGDALAMVLLEGRGVTREDFARYHPAGNIGRLLLLKVKDIMRTGERLPVMAETGSLQEAILAMTKAKSGSIALIHPRTKKLAGILTDGDFRRSALTGAGFLEKPVSVFMTRAPKVIVEDALGVDALRMFEAHKIDDLIVVDAKGRPVGLVDGQDLPKLKIV, encoded by the coding sequence ATGGCTCTCGAAACCAAAACAGTGATTGCACGGGCGAGGGCTTGCATACGCATCGAGATGGAGGCGTTGGAGGCGACGGCGAAGGAGCTGGGGGCGGATTTCGTGGCGGCGGCGCTGGCGGTGGAGGCGACGCGGGCGGCGGGCGGGAAGTTGATTTTTTCGGGCATCGGGAAGTCGGCGCATATCGCGCAGAAGCTGACGGGGACGTTTAACAGCACGGGGGTTTCTTCGTGTTTCCTGGATGCGACGCAGGCGTTGCACGGGGATCTGGGGCTTTGCGCGGAGGGCGATCTGGCGATTTTACTGAGCAACAGCGGGCAGTCGGAGGAGATCGTGCGGCTGGTGCCGGTGTTGAAGCGTTTCGGCGTGCGGGTGGTGGCGCTGACGGCGTTTGGCGATTCGGATCTGGCGCGTCATGCGGATCACAAGCTGGTTTATCGTGTGCCGCGTGAGGCGTGTCCGCTGGAGCTGGCGCCGACCGCGAGCACGACGGCGGCGCTGGCGCTGGGAGATGCGCTGGCGATGGTGCTGCTCGAAGGGCGCGGAGTGACGCGGGAGGATTTCGCGCGTTATCATCCGGCGGGGAACATCGGGCGGCTGCTGTTGCTGAAGGTGAAAGACATCATGCGCACGGGTGAGCGGCTGCCGGTGATGGCGGAGACGGGATCGTTGCAGGAGGCGATCCTGGCGATGACGAAGGCGAAGTCGGGGAGCATCGCGCTGATCCATCCGCGGACGAAGAAGCTGGCGGGGATTTTGACGGATGGGGATTTCCGGCGGAGCGCGCTGACCGGAGCGGGATTTTTGGAGAAGCCGGTGTCGGTATTCATGACGCGGGCACCGAAGGTGATCGTGGAGGATGCGCTGGGGGTGGATGCGTTGCGGATGTTCGAGGCGCACAAGATCGACGACCTGATCGTTGTGGACGCGAAGGGGCGGCCGGTGGGGTTGGTGGACGGGCAGGATCTGCCGAAGTTGAAGATTGTGTGA